From a region of the uncultured Desulfatiglans sp. genome:
- a CDS encoding putative Histidine kinase (Evidence 3 : Putative function from multiple computational evidences; Product type e : enzyme) → MQGMKMQKNEGFLSDALLSMGYGVIVCDREGRVASLNALAESLTGWPAARAAGCPASEVFRIVDPDTLAPVDDPVARVMRGDAVREWSGRHVLVSREGRECRISGSCAAVCEGEGVITGAVLIFRDTTDEYEHRKEAQENGRFLRAAIDALSHPFAVIDPENYRIEMANQAYGGWTVVGKTCYAVSHHRESPCSGKDHVCPVDAVRRTLHPATTRHTHYDGLGEVRQVEIHAHPVFDEQGRLMRIVEYSLDITGRQIADEQLRRSEIRLKSLVRILEDPSDTVQEFLDHALHEVVHLTESKIGYIYFYHEDRRQFVLNTWSKDVMQECSVADPKTVYDLDRTGIWGEAVRQRRPILVNDFQAENPLKRGYPPGHVHIEKFLTIPIFRGDQIIAVVGVANKAADYDESDAVQLKLLMDAVWKSIDVKLAEEALRESEEKYRLLVNHSSDLIWSLTPEGVFTYASPSWLKITGYDPADVIGKSFRSFVHLQDIQICAEYLSQVIEGKTALPHPEYRVRHADGSWHWHSAAGSLVTDENGAFKSFVGVSRDITERKNVEQALLESEKRFNKLAEQSRTVTWEVDAEGLYTYVSPLTENILGYKPEELVGKKYFYDICLPADREKVKEFGLRVMRRRESLTNFENRLVTKDGRPFWVMRSGMTLVGAEGEVLGFRGSDTDIDERMQYERKLLKANRQFEEATARANEMAMHAETANRAKSEFLANMSHEIRTPLNGIIGMTGLLQDTELTEEQQRYAEVVRESGESLLTLINDILDFSKIEANKLELEEVDFNLVGLLDDLAANLAVRAHEKGLELLCSWEEKVPKMLRGDPGRLRQIITNLAGNAIKFTSRGEVSIRVSVDSESDEETTLCFTVRDTGIGIPEDKLDVIFQKFSQVDASTTRLYGGSGLGLAIAKQLVEKMGGRIGVNSREGKGSEFWFTVDLRKQPEEVQQEPPVYSDLRGIRVLVVDDNTTGREILTGRLTSWGMRPEESKDGPAAMEALFQAKEEGDPFRLAVIDMQMPGLDGETLGKMILADERLADTRLVMLTSLGSRGDARRFAKAGFAAYLTKPVRNEELQVALSLSLMERLGASVKHRPITTRHSAREALMIFGDRPVRILLAEDNTTNRQVALGILKKLGLKADAVANGAEAIDALERVHYDLVLMDVQMPVLDGLEATRAIRSSRNLAGPNTVPIIAMTAHAMAGDRERCLAAGMNDYVAKPVGHFALAEVLEKWLADDASRRAKTPSGEEAKEAGKSSSSEMSVWDRSGLLDRLMGDHDLMEEIAEAFLLDVPQQIQHLGTLLESRDGPGAERAAHTIKGAAASVGAEAIRHEAMEIEKSAGRGDVDAARSRLPVLEDRLRETKAVMEGFLSER, encoded by the coding sequence ATGCAGGGGATGAAGATGCAGAAAAATGAAGGATTCCTTTCGGATGCCCTCCTCTCCATGGGTTATGGGGTGATTGTCTGCGACAGGGAGGGGAGGGTCGCCAGCCTCAATGCCCTGGCCGAATCGCTTACGGGCTGGCCTGCCGCGCGGGCGGCCGGATGCCCCGCAAGTGAGGTCTTTCGAATCGTCGATCCCGATACCCTCGCTCCGGTTGATGACCCTGTCGCGCGGGTAATGCGCGGCGATGCTGTCCGGGAATGGAGCGGGCGCCACGTTCTCGTCTCGAGAGAGGGGCGTGAGTGCCGGATCTCCGGCAGCTGCGCTGCCGTCTGTGAGGGGGAGGGTGTTATCACAGGGGCTGTGTTGATATTTCGCGATACAACCGACGAATACGAGCACCGGAAGGAGGCTCAGGAAAACGGGCGCTTTTTGAGAGCGGCCATCGACGCACTGTCCCACCCCTTTGCCGTCATCGATCCAGAGAACTATCGGATTGAGATGGCGAATCAAGCCTATGGCGGATGGACCGTGGTAGGGAAAACCTGCTATGCCGTGTCCCATCATCGGGAAAGCCCTTGCAGCGGGAAGGACCATGTGTGCCCTGTCGATGCGGTTCGCAGAACACTGCATCCCGCTACCACGAGACATACACATTACGACGGGCTGGGGGAGGTCCGTCAAGTCGAGATTCATGCGCATCCTGTCTTTGATGAGCAGGGGCGTCTGATGCGGATTGTCGAATATTCGCTCGATATCACTGGGCGGCAGATTGCAGACGAACAGCTCAGGAGGAGCGAGATCCGGCTCAAGAGTCTTGTGAGGATATTGGAGGATCCGTCGGATACGGTCCAGGAGTTTCTCGACCATGCCCTGCACGAAGTCGTTCATCTCACAGAAAGCAAAATCGGATATATTTATTTCTATCATGAAGACCGCAGGCAGTTCGTCTTGAATACCTGGTCGAAGGACGTTATGCAGGAGTGCAGCGTCGCCGATCCGAAGACGGTCTACGATTTGGATAGGACGGGTATCTGGGGCGAGGCTGTCCGGCAGCGGCGGCCGATCCTGGTGAATGATTTCCAGGCGGAGAATCCGCTCAAGAGGGGGTATCCCCCGGGTCATGTCCATATCGAAAAGTTTCTGACTATACCGATCTTCAGGGGAGATCAGATTATCGCGGTGGTGGGTGTGGCCAACAAGGCCGCCGACTATGACGAGTCGGATGCGGTGCAGCTCAAGCTGCTGATGGATGCGGTATGGAAGTCGATCGATGTCAAACTGGCCGAAGAGGCCCTGCGGGAAAGCGAAGAGAAATACCGCCTGCTCGTGAATCATTCATCCGATTTGATATGGAGCTTGACGCCGGAAGGCGTCTTCACCTACGCTTCGCCTTCATGGCTCAAGATAACGGGATACGATCCCGCCGACGTCATCGGAAAATCGTTCCGTTCATTCGTTCATCTGCAAGACATCCAAATCTGCGCCGAATATCTTTCCCAGGTCATTGAAGGCAAGACGGCTCTCCCCCATCCGGAATACCGGGTCAGACACGCCGACGGATCCTGGCATTGGCACAGTGCCGCAGGCAGCCTCGTAACCGATGAGAACGGTGCCTTCAAGTCTTTTGTGGGCGTCTCGAGGGACATCACCGAGCGTAAAAACGTGGAGCAGGCTTTACTGGAGAGTGAAAAGCGTTTCAACAAGCTCGCCGAGCAGAGCAGGACGGTCACCTGGGAGGTCGACGCCGAGGGGTTGTACACCTATGTGAGTCCTCTGACGGAAAATATCCTGGGCTACAAACCCGAAGAACTGGTCGGCAAGAAGTATTTTTACGACATCTGCCTGCCTGCCGACCGGGAAAAGGTCAAGGAATTCGGCCTGCGGGTGATGCGCCGCCGGGAGTCGCTGACCAACTTTGAAAATCGGCTCGTCACGAAGGATGGGCGGCCCTTTTGGGTGATGCGGAGCGGCATGACCTTGGTGGGGGCGGAAGGCGAAGTCCTTGGCTTCAGGGGTTCGGATACGGATATCGACGAGCGGATGCAATACGAGCGAAAACTTCTCAAAGCCAACCGTCAGTTCGAGGAGGCGACCGCCCGCGCCAACGAGATGGCCATGCACGCCGAGACCGCGAATCGAGCCAAAAGTGAATTCCTTGCCAACATGAGTCATGAGATTCGAACCCCTTTGAATGGAATCATAGGGATGACCGGGCTGCTGCAGGATACGGAACTGACAGAGGAACAGCAGCGATACGCAGAGGTGGTGCGTGAAAGCGGGGAGTCGCTCCTGACCCTCATCAACGACATCCTCGACTTTTCGAAGATCGAAGCCAACAAACTCGAATTAGAGGAGGTCGACTTCAATTTGGTCGGCTTGCTGGATGATCTGGCCGCCAACCTGGCTGTGCGGGCTCATGAAAAAGGGCTCGAGCTGCTTTGCAGCTGGGAGGAGAAGGTTCCCAAGATGCTGCGAGGCGACCCGGGGAGGCTTCGCCAGATCATCACCAATCTGGCTGGCAATGCCATCAAATTCACTTCGAGGGGGGAAGTTTCGATCCGCGTCAGCGTAGACTCGGAGTCGGATGAGGAGACGACGCTGTGCTTCACGGTGCGGGACACAGGCATCGGGATCCCGGAGGACAAACTGGACGTCATCTTTCAGAAATTTAGCCAGGTAGATGCTTCGACCACGCGGCTTTACGGCGGCAGCGGTTTGGGGCTGGCGATAGCGAAGCAGCTGGTTGAGAAGATGGGAGGGAGAATAGGGGTAAACAGCCGGGAAGGCAAGGGATCTGAATTCTGGTTCACGGTGGACCTGCGTAAGCAGCCGGAGGAAGTGCAACAGGAGCCGCCCGTTTATTCCGACCTGCGGGGGATAAGGGTCCTGGTAGTGGATGACAATACCACCGGACGAGAGATTCTGACGGGACGGTTGACCTCCTGGGGTATGCGGCCAGAGGAGTCGAAGGACGGCCCAGCGGCCATGGAGGCCCTGTTTCAGGCCAAGGAGGAAGGCGATCCGTTCCGTTTGGCGGTTATCGACATGCAGATGCCGGGCCTGGACGGCGAAACATTGGGCAAGATGATTCTGGCCGATGAACGGCTGGCTGATACCCGTCTGGTGATGCTCACCTCTCTGGGGAGCCGGGGAGATGCCCGGCGCTTTGCGAAGGCCGGGTTTGCCGCCTACCTGACCAAGCCCGTTCGCAACGAAGAGCTGCAGGTGGCGTTGTCTTTGTCGTTGATGGAGCGGTTGGGGGCGTCTGTGAAACACCGGCCTATCACCACGCGGCACTCGGCGCGTGAAGCGCTGATGATTTTTGGAGATCGTCCGGTGCGCATCCTGTTGGCCGAGGACAACACTACCAACCGGCAGGTGGCTTTGGGCATCCTTAAAAAGCTGGGGCTGAAGGCCGATGCCGTTGCCAATGGCGCCGAGGCGATCGACGCCTTGGAGCGTGTCCATTACGACCTGGTGCTGATGGATGTCCAGATGCCGGTGCTGGACGGCCTGGAGGCCACCAGGGCGATCCGCAGCTCCAGAAACCTGGCTGGCCCGAACACAGTGCCCATCATCGCCATGACGGCCCATGCCATGGCGGGGGACCGGGAAAGATGCCTGGCCGCCGGCATGAACGACTATGTGGCGAAGCCCGTGGGGCATTTTGCCCTGGCCGAAGTCCTCGAAAAGTGGCTGGCGGATGACGCGAGCAGGCGGGCAAAGACGCCGTCAGGGGAGGAAGCGAAAGAAGCGGGAAAATCGTCCTCTTCTGAGATGTCCGTTTGGGACAGGAGCGGCCTCCTGGATCGGTTGATGGGAGACCACGATCTGATGGAGGAGATCGCCGAGGCCTTTTTGTTGGATGTGCCGCAGCAGATTCAGCATCTTGGAACGCTTCTCGAAAGCCGGGACGGTCCCGGTGCCGAGCGGGCGGCCCATACGATCAAAGGGGCTGCCGCGAGTGTAGGTGCAGAGGCGATACGGCATGAGGCCATGGAGATCGAAAAATCCGCTGGCCGAGGTGATGTGGACGCGGCACGGTCTCGATTGCCGGTGCTCGAAGATCGGTTGCGGGAAACGAAAGCAGTCATGGAGGGTTTCTTGAGTGAAAGATAA
- a CDS encoding conserved hypothetical protein (Evidence 4 : Unknown function but conserved in other organisms), with product MERFKALIKRFGETIGIPDLDLDEDGYCCLEFDGHIVNIEFAPRSEEFFFYACIADLPETDRQALCEMLLEANFFFRGTHGATFGIDKPSKQIILAAKKPIAAVDGRLFESMMEDFVNATIGWKQRLAAFQERNESEVAPENGFSSDFLERRA from the coding sequence ATGGAACGGTTCAAAGCCCTGATCAAGAGATTCGGAGAAACTATCGGGATTCCCGATCTCGACCTGGACGAAGACGGGTACTGCTGCCTGGAGTTTGACGGGCACATCGTCAACATCGAATTCGCCCCACGCTCGGAGGAATTCTTCTTTTACGCCTGCATCGCAGACCTGCCCGAAACGGATCGCCAAGCCCTCTGCGAGATGCTCCTCGAAGCGAATTTCTTTTTCCGCGGGACCCATGGAGCTACCTTTGGCATCGACAAACCATCGAAACAAATCATCCTGGCCGCAAAGAAACCTATCGCGGCGGTTGACGGACGCCTTTTCGAATCGATGATGGAAGATTTCGTCAACGCCACGATCGGTTGGAAACAAAGGCTTGCGGCATTCCAGGAGCGGAACGAATCGGAGGTAGCACCGGAGAACGGATTCAGCTCCGATTTTCTTGAGCGAAGGGCCTGA
- a CDS encoding Amino acid/polyamine/organocation transporter, APC superfamily, translating to MLIHSIGTEFVLLGLRAQMRLLFLCEKGSFPQSSHGRNAFQGVDGTVKHKDDAGDLRREIGLFSATVLVIANMVGTGIFTTSGFIMAEVGSARALLLCWLCGGVFALCGALCYGELGARYPRAGGEYTFLKESFGKGVGFLSGWISLIVGFSAPIAAAAIAFATYAFDAFSIPTGEPLLSIAVRGVRLVEVSPLTATAIGVVVLFSLVHYQSLVAGRNVQNGLTLFKIALIAAFILGGFFFGKGSASHYAVEAGEPLSAEAFAVALIFVSFAYSGWNAAAYIGAEIIRPQRNIPIALISGTIVVIGLYLLLNGVYLYALPPAEMYGVLEIGARSAVALFGPGISRVFSGAVALGILSVLSAMILTGPRIYYAMARDGVFFSLFARLNPARRTPAASIFLQAVLAVLMVLSASFETLLIYIGFTLSLCAMLTVIGLMRIRRRAPAPEGLYRTFGYPVTPLLFILGNAWIIFFSLKSRPVAALFGLGTIAAGMGVYRLFARRIS from the coding sequence GTGCTAATCCATTCCATCGGGACAGAGTTCGTCCTTCTCGGCCTGCGGGCGCAAATGAGACTCCTTTTTCTGTGTGAAAAAGGGTCTTTCCCCCAGTCCAGCCATGGCCGGAACGCCTTCCAGGGAGTGGATGGAACCGTGAAACACAAGGACGATGCAGGTGATCTGCGCAGGGAGATAGGCCTCTTTTCGGCTACCGTGCTCGTCATCGCCAATATGGTGGGCACGGGCATTTTCACGACCTCGGGCTTCATCATGGCCGAGGTCGGCTCGGCCAGGGCACTGCTCCTCTGCTGGCTCTGCGGCGGTGTGTTCGCCCTGTGCGGCGCCCTCTGCTACGGGGAGCTTGGGGCCCGCTATCCCCGGGCGGGCGGGGAATACACCTTTCTGAAGGAGAGCTTCGGCAAGGGTGTGGGGTTCCTCTCCGGTTGGATCTCTTTGATCGTCGGTTTTTCGGCCCCGATCGCCGCAGCGGCGATCGCCTTCGCCACCTACGCCTTCGACGCCTTCTCCATTCCCACGGGCGAACCATTGCTGAGCATCGCCGTGCGGGGTGTTCGCCTGGTCGAGGTTTCTCCTCTGACAGCGACGGCGATCGGGGTCGTGGTCCTTTTTTCCCTGGTCCACTACCAGAGCCTGGTGGCCGGCAGGAATGTACAGAACGGGCTGACCCTGTTCAAGATCGCCCTGATCGCAGCATTCATCCTGGGCGGGTTCTTTTTCGGGAAGGGATCGGCCTCGCATTATGCCGTCGAGGCCGGCGAGCCCTTGTCGGCCGAGGCATTCGCCGTGGCCCTCATCTTCGTCTCGTTCGCCTACAGCGGCTGGAACGCGGCGGCCTACATCGGGGCGGAGATCATCCGGCCGCAGCGCAACATCCCGATTGCCCTGATCTCCGGGACCATCGTCGTCATTGGCCTGTACCTGCTGCTGAACGGGGTTTATCTGTATGCCTTGCCGCCTGCGGAGATGTATGGGGTGCTCGAGATCGGCGCCCGTTCCGCCGTGGCCCTGTTCGGCCCCGGCATCAGCCGGGTCTTCAGCGGGGCGGTGGCGCTGGGCATCCTCTCGGTCCTGAGCGCGATGATCCTGACCGGTCCACGGATCTACTACGCTATGGCTCGGGACGGGGTCTTTTTCAGCTTGTTTGCGAGACTAAACCCGGCGCGCAGGACGCCGGCCGCTTCTATATTTTTGCAGGCGGTGCTGGCCGTGTTGATGGTGCTTTCCGCCTCGTTCGAGACCCTGCTGATCTACATCGGCTTTACGCTGTCATTGTGCGCGATGCTGACCGTCATCGGCCTGATGCGCATCCGCCGGCGCGCGCCCGCCCCTGAAGGCCTCTACAGGACCTTCGGCTATCCCGTGACTCCCCTGCTTTTCATCCTGGGAAACGCCTGGATCATCTTCTTCTCTCTCAAGAGCCGGCCGGTGGCGGCCCTGTTCGGCCTTGGCACCATCGCCGCCGGGATGGGGGTCTACCGCCTCTTCGCCCGGCGGATATCCTAG
- a CDS encoding conserved hypothetical protein (Evidence 4 : Unknown function but conserved in other organisms) has translation MAKTEAFDTFTDAYDEWFDRHPAFYHLELEAVRGLIPPVGARGMEVGIGSGKFAVPFGVKIGVDPSEKMAEKARLLGIDVCRSVAEALPFRAGVFDFVLMVTTICFVDDILATFREAARVLKREGSIIVGFVDKLSELGRRYAAHREGSRFYREATFFTTAEVMEYLREADFDTVEIKQTLIPGGLPGTVEDGFGKGAFIAIKAVKRGDPADRKACL, from the coding sequence ATGGCTAAAACAGAAGCGTTCGACACATTTACCGATGCCTACGACGAGTGGTTCGACAGACATCCTGCTTTTTATCACCTGGAGCTCGAAGCGGTGCGCGGCCTTATTCCTCCCGTCGGTGCAAGAGGCATGGAGGTAGGCATCGGATCCGGGAAGTTCGCTGTCCCGTTTGGCGTGAAGATCGGGGTCGACCCCTCTGAAAAGATGGCTGAGAAGGCCAGGCTGCTTGGCATCGACGTCTGCCGAAGCGTGGCCGAGGCCCTGCCGTTTCGCGCCGGGGTCTTCGATTTTGTGTTGATGGTGACGACGATCTGCTTCGTGGACGACATCCTTGCAACGTTCAGGGAGGCTGCGCGGGTCCTGAAACGCGAGGGCTCCATCATTGTGGGTTTCGTGGACAAGCTGAGCGAGCTCGGCAGAAGATATGCGGCCCACAGGGAAGGAAGCCGGTTTTACCGGGAGGCGACGTTTTTCACGACCGCCGAGGTGATGGAATATTTGCGGGAGGCAGATTTCGACACCGTGGAGATAAAACAGACTCTGATTCCAGGGGGGCTGCCCGGGACCGTGGAGGACGGGTTCGGAAAGGGCGCTTTTATCGCGATCAAGGCCGTGAAAAGGGGGGATCCCGCGGATAGAAAGGCCTGCCTTTGA
- the rhlE gene encoding ATP-dependent RNA helicase RhlE, giving the protein MGFETFGLNRNLMAAVAAAGYTTPTPIQKQAIPLVMQGRDVLGLAQTGTGKTAAFALPVLHRLLQVKPGPVRALVVAPTRELAEQIHGEFQTLARGTRIRSTAVYGGVGFNPQALAFKRGVEVVIACPGRLLDHLRQGTLDLAHVEVLVLDEADYLFDMGFLPDVRRIVGYLPSRRQNLLFSATMPAEIKRLAGEVLRDPATCRIGADAPAHTVSHALYPVAQHLKTALLMELLIQVGSGPVLVFTRTKHRAKRLGEQLAKAGHRSASLQGNLSQGRRQAALDGFRSGRFQVLVATDIVARGIDISKVSHVINYDVPSTPEAYIHRIGRTGRAGCSGAALTLVTREDKSVVCSIDRVIGSPIERRTLKDFDYDRPASASADVRPRTGRGSFPRRGELDARAGRRGKAAGDRPKASAGRR; this is encoded by the coding sequence ATGGGTTTTGAAACATTTGGTTTGAATCGCAACCTGATGGCCGCAGTGGCGGCCGCGGGTTACACCACCCCCACTCCAATCCAGAAGCAAGCCATCCCCTTGGTGATGCAGGGACGCGACGTCCTGGGGTTGGCCCAGACCGGCACCGGCAAGACCGCCGCGTTTGCGCTGCCCGTTTTGCACCGGCTTCTGCAGGTAAAACCCGGTCCGGTACGCGCGCTGGTCGTGGCTCCCACGCGTGAACTCGCCGAACAGATCCACGGAGAATTCCAGACCCTCGCGCGCGGGACTCGGATCCGCAGCACGGCAGTCTATGGCGGCGTCGGCTTCAACCCGCAGGCCTTGGCCTTCAAACGGGGGGTCGAGGTGGTCATCGCCTGCCCTGGCCGGCTCCTGGACCACCTCCGCCAAGGCACCCTGGATCTGGCGCATGTCGAGGTGCTGGTCCTCGATGAGGCCGACTACCTCTTCGATATGGGCTTCCTGCCGGATGTCCGGCGGATTGTCGGATATCTTCCGTCGAGGCGGCAGAATCTGCTCTTTTCCGCGACGATGCCGGCCGAGATCAAACGTCTCGCCGGCGAGGTCCTGCGCGACCCGGCCACCTGCCGGATCGGGGCTGACGCGCCTGCCCATACGGTGAGCCACGCCCTCTACCCCGTCGCCCAGCATCTGAAGACGGCCCTGTTGATGGAACTGCTGATCCAGGTTGGGAGCGGGCCTGTCCTCGTCTTCACCCGCACCAAGCACAGGGCGAAGCGTCTGGGCGAGCAGCTGGCCAAGGCCGGGCACCGGTCGGCTTCGCTGCAGGGGAACCTCTCTCAGGGGCGCCGTCAGGCGGCGCTGGACGGGTTTCGCAGCGGCAGGTTCCAGGTGCTGGTGGCGACCGATATCGTCGCGCGCGGGATCGATATTTCCAAGGTGTCGCACGTGATCAACTACGACGTGCCGTCCACCCCGGAGGCCTACATCCACCGGATCGGGCGCACGGGGCGTGCCGGCTGCAGCGGTGCCGCCCTCACACTCGTTACCCGGGAAGACAAGAGTGTGGTGTGCTCCATCGATCGGGTGATCGGATCACCGATCGAACGGCGGACCTTGAAAGACTTCGATTATGATCGCCCCGCGTCAGCGAGCGCAGATGTCCGGCCCCGGACGGGGCGTGGGTCTTTTCCCCGGCGAGGTGAGTTGGATGCACGCGCCGGCAGGCGCGGGAAGGCCGCCGGTGACAGGCCGAAGGCTTCGGCAGGGCGCAGGTAG
- a CDS encoding putative gamma-aminobutyrate metabolism dehydratase/isomerase (Evidence 3 : Putative function from multiple computational evidences), translating into MAIKSEQEYRERVSKLRPKLFIGGRKVEDLNAHPVTRSVIEATARVYELTLDPRYQDTMQSVSHLTGEPISRALHIHQSREDLLKRLDMARLSSQKLGTCNYRCPGNEMLPSLASTTWEIDQDKGTEYHQRFNAYLKYAQENDLVVSGSVTDPKGDRSKRPLEQDPDYYVHVVEKRPDGIVVSGAKQHATGAYAADETLVLPGISCRKGEEDYALAFVIPNGAEGVTYIGQYNAFSTERESESDLRVIGNPVYGQRETCLVVFDRVFVPWERVFMCGEVEYTQKFITRFAKTHRMNCGGACKVGFMDLIIGATQLIAEYNGLPNVSHIAQKITRMLQLNDTSLACATAAAFMGKEEPVGSGVFMPDEAMSNIAKLNTNDGFWEVMALAGDIAGGVSVTMPSEKELDNPETRDYVMKYLGAAAPAHKRMRIIRFLQNWVAGLHGVGTYQGSGPSQNQIMVLYRIADLESRKRMAEELANVHA; encoded by the coding sequence ATGGCTATCAAATCGGAACAGGAGTATCGGGAGCGTGTATCCAAACTGAGGCCGAAGCTTTTCATCGGGGGCAGGAAGGTCGAGGACTTGAACGCGCACCCCGTCACCCGGAGCGTCATCGAGGCGACCGCGCGCGTTTACGAACTGACCCTGGATCCTCGTTACCAGGACACCATGCAGAGCGTCTCGCACCTGACCGGAGAGCCGATCAGCCGGGCCCTGCACATCCACCAGAGCCGCGAGGACCTCCTCAAACGCCTCGACATGGCGCGCCTGAGCAGCCAGAAGCTCGGCACCTGCAACTACCGCTGCCCTGGCAACGAAATGCTTCCCTCCCTCGCATCGACCACCTGGGAGATCGATCAGGACAAGGGCACTGAATACCACCAGCGCTTCAACGCCTACCTGAAGTATGCCCAGGAGAACGATCTGGTGGTGAGCGGCTCCGTCACCGACCCGAAAGGGGATCGCAGCAAGCGGCCCCTCGAGCAGGACCCCGACTACTATGTCCACGTCGTCGAAAAACGGCCCGATGGAATCGTGGTGAGCGGGGCGAAACAGCATGCGACGGGCGCCTACGCGGCGGACGAAACACTGGTGCTGCCGGGGATCTCATGCCGAAAGGGCGAGGAGGACTATGCGCTGGCGTTCGTGATCCCAAACGGGGCCGAGGGCGTGACCTACATCGGCCAGTACAACGCCTTCAGCACGGAGCGGGAATCCGAATCGGACCTCCGGGTGATCGGCAACCCGGTCTACGGACAGCGCGAAACCTGCCTCGTCGTATTCGACCGGGTATTCGTCCCCTGGGAACGCGTCTTCATGTGCGGTGAAGTGGAATACACCCAGAAATTCATCACCCGGTTCGCCAAGACCCACCGGATGAACTGCGGCGGGGCCTGCAAGGTGGGTTTCATGGACCTGATCATCGGTGCGACCCAGTTGATCGCCGAATACAACGGCCTCCCCAACGTCTCGCACATCGCCCAGAAGATCACCCGGATGCTCCAGTTGAACGACACGTCCCTGGCCTGCGCGACGGCAGCCGCCTTCATGGGAAAAGAAGAACCAGTCGGCTCGGGCGTCTTCATGCCCGATGAGGCGATGAGCAACATCGCCAAACTGAACACCAACGACGGCTTCTGGGAGGTCATGGCCCTCGCCGGGGACATCGCCGGCGGCGTCTCCGTAACCATGCCGAGCGAAAAGGAACTCGACAACCCGGAAACGAGGGACTACGTCATGAAGTATCTCGGCGCGGCGGCGCCGGCGCACAAACGGATGCGGATCATCCGGTTCCTGCAGAACTGGGTCGCCGGGCTCCACGGAGTCGGGACCTACCAGGGCTCCGGCCCGAGCCAGAACCAGATCATGGTCCTTTACCGCATAGCGGATCTCGAAAGCAGGAAGCGCATGGCCGAGGAACTGGCCAACGTCCACGCCTAG